TCAGGAAACCGATGACGTCTACTAGTCTTATCAACACAGTTCGGCacacaaaatttattgcttttaatatttctattttccgacatcttattcaattatcagaaaaaacacttAGGAATCACGATGCACTTCACACTGCAGACAAAGACGAAAAGAATGAGGTTATGGAAATGTTTACAAACGTAAAATCAGCGATGGAAGCGACCCCATGCGGTGGTTCAACAAACTAAATAAGGGGTCCAGTTTTTGTAGCTGAGTTTCCCCTctatcttgacttactttatggacCCTAGTACTAAAAACATTGAactgaactttctttagttcaatgactAAAAACCGactcacagattacagagaataaTGTAATCTGTGAACCCACTACACTTTGGGCCTGTGTTTCACatactgagaaattagatggcgctgaaatcgtaatgTCAAACAGTAAAATTACAGTTGTCTGCTTTATAATTTaaaggcgcgaaattcgaattttattccttgtattggattcGAATATCGACTTAGTCGAGACCAGAAAGAAACATcctgtgatcaggatgtttttacatttaaacattgttttgaatcaattaatattaatgaaatactctgttagatttgctatatctttattcgaaatttataaaaaaatatgacaggATTGAAGATTCTACAGGGTatattcaaaggtgaagttttttttgacaggtacAACTGGCGAGaataattttgtcgaatttctcacctttgaaaacacctacatatatataaataataCAGCTTTGCTTTGAATAAAGGATACAGAAGTACATATAAAACTATTATACATCAAAGTTGTTatttccatgcaataaatttttttgaatcaatagaatttgttgaatttgtacaatttttatcagaaatccaaatgaacaaatattcgataTACCATATATTTTGCATCCCAAGGAGTTGATTGTTGTTTTCAGTTTTCGGATCTTTCTATTACTTCTTTCTATTACAAGACTTGGAAGTACTCTACAGAGTGTGAGAACTTCTTTCAGGTACAGAGCCGGATTTACCTTTAGGCAGAGTGGGCAACTGCCTAGGAGCCCCGCACCAGATAGGGGCCCCCTGTCCCATGcacgaaaataataattgaatgtTTTATATAACGAAAATTTAATAGGCATGGTTTCGTACGTGAGAGGACACTTTAGAAAATACTAGACTTCATGTTCATCATGGAAATTCCCGTTTCGTTGAGGTTGAACTCAATACGTAGCGATTTGCAGGGTTGAAAATCAGTGGCGTAATAGGGGCCCCAGCAGTGCGGAGGGACCCCAGAACTAAAAGGGCCCCCGAGCCCAACGAAAGAGAAGTAAATGGGCTCTCGATTTTCACGAACTTGCTGCTTCGCTATATTTTTCTGATGATAATGAGCAAAACAAATAAATTCAATAGTAGCCCAGGAAGCTACAGCTCTAgaagaaaaatagagaaatattCCCAAATTATATGTATTTTATTCaaatgaacataaaaataattttcaataagcATGACAATTCCCATATTTTCAAGAGCTTTTTATGTTCATCAAGCGTGTCGGCATTCTCTTCAAACCTCACCAGATGATGGTTTTATAAGTTGACGGCTCCTTTGATGGAGGAATTTTTAGGCGGAATCATCTGAATGATTCTTCAATCAGGAACCACGTTGAGTGTGAGTTTAGAGAGTTCAATATTTTCTGACTTTTTTTagtttatttgaatttctgtACTTCGAATTGTATTATTGAAGATAAGTTTTATAATCATTAACTAAGGTGATTTTTCCATTGAGcgcgtttttttttcattttcaataatttcgaaACGTTTTTCGAATCCTAGTCCTATAACTTCTTTTGAGTGATAATGATTTGATGGAGAAATCCGAGCCCTTATCATTATTTCACATCAGATCTATCGACTGACCTTGccaatatcgattgaaattcaatttggtaGTATTTTTTTCAGGGCTTTCACTCCTAGtctctgaaataaaatcaattaaataattgaaatgatCGATTTAATTGCTccgcgtaaattcttgcactaatttgtcaggagcaaatccgatggaaaaattgttgcttgacaatgaacgaaaaattgaaCTTACTtcgttcattttcattcattcattgctgtatcccgttgccgggaatgaatctacaaaaagacgaaaaaagggaaaaaacaaagaaaaaaaaaaggtgcaaacagacttataatttttcagggctaattgcgactgtgtgctctcctgtgactgtggagacccaaccgtgacctacatatcctaccacactccgggcatggatagtcaccaaccagatctggccgccgctgtatccttctcgagtctccattataactgtgtaccaaagacctccactgtcaCCTGTTATGATTggctgattttagggattgatgtagtgtatccttaaaccgcttatactggcaaCATGGCGTTGATGGAAGCATTCGTTGGCGAATTGAGTAAACTTAAAAAGGATATTTTAATCGAAATAATAATCAGCAAATACATTCCAGTCGATCTCAATGTAAGCGAGGAGCTGAAAAACCATATTAACTCTAGTGCAACCAACTTGGGTGATCCAGAAGACAATACTTCACGGGATAACCTGAAATTAAACGACGAGTTCcgtgaactgaaaaatgaactCAAATGTGCAAAAATTGAATTAGGCTACTCGAAAAGGCTACTGAGTGAGTTAGAAAGGTCGGTGGAAAACCAACAATTACTTATTTCCAATTTAACATCAAACCAAAACAAACCCAGGAAAATGACCTTGCACCAGGGAAATACCGACGTTGCCACTATGACAAATTTTTCTAGGGCTAACGGAAAAAGTCAAAAATCTGATGTTGCCACGTCGGTGAGTGTGTCAGACAATGGCAGGAAAAATGAAGTTGTCAAGTTCCCGCCTCCCTCGGTGAAGATTGACCCCAAACTACAACCTAACACAGAGGAGAAAATAATCAAGAAATTGGAACGTCCGATGAGCATCACAGTTGGGCAAAATCGAAATTCAGAAGATTTCACCGGAATTCCAAAATTATGCTGGTTACATCTGGGTAGAGTTAACATGAATACAAATAGGGAACAAATATTGGATCATCTTAAGAAGACCTTTGGGAGAGATGACTTCGTCGTGGAACAGCTGCCTAAAAGGGATGATGCGAAGAGTATATCGTTTAAGATCGGAGCTGATATCAGTTTATTAAGTGACGTTTATGCCGGGGATAAATGGCCTGAGAATGTGACGCTCCGGAGGTATTTCTTTCGAGGCTCCAACAGAGCGCAATGGTCGAACTAGTGACAAAGACGTGGCTCGTAGAAACAACTCAGGTAAGAGAAAAGCAAAGTTCATAGTATTGAATCAGAATATACAGGGAATAAGAAGAAAGATCACATTGTTAGGTATTGTTTCTGAGGTTAAAAAATGTGATGCAATTTGTATCACAGAGCATTTTCTGACGACTGAATCCCTGAAATATCTTAATGTTAGTGGATATGTTGTTGCCTCTGCTTTATGTAGAACATCCTATAGGCGAGGTGGGGTGATGGTTCTCGTCAGGAATGGCGTTCCGACTGAGGATATTCAGTCCATCAGGGAAATGTCCGTTGAGAAGGTCACAGAAATGGTTGCTGTTAGAtatcctgaaaaaaatattttattattggcTGTGTACAGGGTGCCTGATGGCGATTTTGGGGTTTTTTTGGATATATTTTCTGACGCTCTCCAGGAATTATGCCAGTTGAAGGACTTTAGGGTTGTTGTGGCAGGAGATTTTAATGTTGATTTCAGAGGGGATAGCACAGAAAAAAACAGATTGCTGGACCTCATAGAAACATTCGGATTACGAATCACAACTACAGAACCATCGAGGACGACTAAAACATCATCAAAGTGCATAGACAATATCATGACAAACTTGAGTGAAAACGACACCACAACCGAAACAGAGGAGCTACATTTCTCGGACCACAGGGCTCAGATATTCACTTACATGCATGAAGATGAGAACCACAAACGACAGGAACACATTTATAAACGAAACATGGGAAAAAAATGTATTCGGAAGTTGAGAAGAGCGATAAGGGAATTTGACTGGGAGAGTTTGTTGTCGGGAAAGTCAGCGCAAGAAGCGTACACCTCCTTCCACGATAACCTTGTTGTAATGATAGAGTCCTTTTGTCCTATTCAGAGAAAGCTGGTGAAGAAGTGTAAGGCTAAAAATTCAATACCGTCGGAtctgaaaaatgcaaaaaatgaGTTGGAAATTCTGGCCCTACAGGCTATGCTAAGAAGAGAAGATACTATATATGAACTatacagaagaaaaaaaaagcaattttttgaaaggctCGAAAATCATAAAAGAGAAACAATGGAAAACATGGTATCTAGGGCAGAAAATAAAACGAAGGTTATATGGAGGATAATAAATGAAAACGTAAGGTCAAAGAGGAGACAGGATCCTGGGGGTCGATTGAAAGTGGAGAGTATCAGTGAATACTTTTCGAGGATTGGCGAAGAGCTATCGGAGAACTTGCCACGGGCAGAAAAGTCTGCAGGCCACTATTTGAAGGAGTCAACAGTCAGATCTAGTGGttcatttttcttcaacccTATAACATCTCAGGAAGTGGTTAAGATTATTAACTCCCTGAAGCATAAGACGACCATGGATGTATATGGGATACCAACATGTCTGATAAAGCAACTGGCAGAGGAGATTAGCGATCCATTGCAGATGGTGTTGAATAAATGTGTTGTCGAGGGCGAATTTCCGGACAAGATGAAACGAGCGAAGATTGTTCCTGTATTCAAAGGAAAGTGTCCGAATTGTTGTCAAAACTATAGACCCATTGCAATACTTCCCGTTTTATCGAAGATTTTTGAGAGATGCATCAAGGACCGATTACAGGGATATTTTGAGGGTAACAATTTATTTACGGCTAAACAACATGGATTTCGAAAAAACAGATCTGTTACAACTGCATTGAAGGAAATCCTTGATCAAATAGTGGACGCCTCAGAAAATCACCAACTATGTCAGCTTATTTGCTGCGATCTCACCAAAGCTTTCGATCTTGTAGACCATACTATATTATTGAATAAACTGCAGCACTACGGCGTAAGAGGTGTGACATTGGATTTGATTAAGAGCTACTTAAGTGGTAGAACACAGAGAGTCTACTGGGAGAAACGATGGTCGACTAGTACCAACATAAGAATGGGTGTACCTCAGGGGTCAATTTTGGGCCCTCTCCTGTTCCTCATCTTCATAAATGACTTGGGACTCCTTGGTGTGCGAATGTTTGCTGATGACAGCTCCTTCATACTGCGTGGTGACTCTCAACTGTCGTTGGAATTTGAATTGGAGAGGCGGATGAAGGAGGTGGAGGCCTGGTTCACGGCGAATCGTTTGGTCATGAATACCGAGAAAACGCAACGAATATGTTTTTCTAAGTCAGAAGATCTGGCCACACTGAGTTTTCTCGGAGTGCTCCTTGATTCAAGGCTCAACTGGAAGGAGCATATTGAGGGGATGAAGAAGAAGCTAAACGGGGCAATATTTGCCATAAGACACATGAAAAGGAATTCAACTCACCTGTCAGCTAGAATCGTCTATTTCTCCTTCTTTCATAGCGTAATTTCATACGCAATTATGTTTTGGGGCAATTCCTCGCACGCGAAGGAAATATTCCTGCAACAGAAGAGGGCTGTACGGGCGCTTGTAGGCGCAGGGTCTAGGGAGAGTTGTAGGGGTTTTTTTGTAACCGAGGGGATACTTACCTTGCCGGGATTATATATACTCACCTGTCTAAATTATGTTCACAGACATATCGAAAACTTCTCAGTGAGCTCGTCTGGATACAATACAAGAAATAGGGACAAGTTGTGTATTGGCTTCCATCGGCTATCTGGAAATACCATTTATATTGACGTCTGGGGACCTAAATTATACAATAAGCTGCCGCAAGAGATCAGAGCCTTGCCCGAGAAGTTGTTCACTAAATCAGTGAAGAGGTTCCTTATTGAACAGTGTTTTTATACCATAGAAGAGTATCTTGCCATTGATGTCAAAGTTGATTGTTTCCGTGTgtcaaattttgtttgattgtGTGACTCATATACACTTACTTTTATTCAGTGTCTTTTTGTTTATTGTTTGTGTGACGAATTCTACAATCTTGATTGTATGAATTAAGATCAGTATTTTTTGTAACATTTTTTTTGTAACATTATACTgaatatactatactatactatactatactatactggcctcctggtttccgggctacctcagtgaattcgccatgcggccatatagagctattttggggagtcttgtgtcttgcatcctcagaatgtggccgctccatctgagtcgggccctcgttacttgagtttcaactgttgtacaactcgcgcgttgcaaggcttctgcattcgaaactttgtggtaccatttgatgtgcattatctgtcttagatgacgttgttgcgtttgttcaagctgtttaatatgtcgcctgtagggcgtccagctttcgcttccgcaaaggagcgttgggaggacctctgctttgtaaacagctgtcttggtcttcagattgaggtcgtgatttcgaaacactctatcctttagcttccagaatgcccgtgatgccgaattgatacggttgtgtatttccgtgtcaaggttagccctagtatatATGAAGcctcccaagtatttgaactgctcgacctgttctagagtttcgtTTTGATAATCTACAATTCTGAAGAATTTTAAGAATTTGTCTGATGAATGAGTTCAGACTCCTTCATATCTCCTCCTATATCAGTATAGATTTTGAAGAATTCGTATGATGAAATCTGATAGAGATTCGTTACGAAGTTTTACcataaagttccatttttcattcattgttaggcaacaattttttccatctgattATTTGCTCCTGAGGAATTAGTGCAAGAATATAcctacgcaggagcaaatcgattatttaaattttttaattgattttgtttcagagactgggaatGATAACCCTAAAAAATTTCGGAAGATGACTTTACCAAACAACTGATTTCCTTGCCGTTATCAGGGATGATTTGTGTGCTACTGGAATTTCCCAAATTTATCATCAGTTCTATGATTAATAGAACTAATAGAAGCTAGTTGAAATCAAATCTATAGTCAGAATATTCTATCGCTTCTCAAAAAATTTGTggtattttttacaatttttatcTACTTCTCCACTTTCGAGGAAAGGTTTTTCGTCTTTGAAAAGGGCTTCGCAAATATGCCATCCGAAGTATTGCAATGGTTAAGGCCGTTCCTGAGTGTGAATACTGTTAATGTTTTTCTCTaagagattattattattattctcttgcgtaatttttctctttcaagattatttttcttttcttcaagaAAGAAAATGTCAGGGCGGAAACCCTTCAAGAGAAAATACCCAAGtggttcagaaaaatagaaaaaaaaaatgcgaaCAACAAAACACGCGGGATGAAATCTTGAAGAAAATACACAACCACTCGGATTAAGTCGATAATCAACAGAGAATCAACCTTCTTGAAGTTGGTCAAGAAAAAGCCAAACTATGGCAGCAGAATCAGTAGAAATCGCTTGTAggcattttgaaaaatgtcaataattATTTCTACAAGCGATATCTCGAtaaatatttcatcaaatatttccATCCGTAACAACCTGGAACTAAATATGGTATACTTATCaacttgaaaaattcttaaaatGATTGTAAAGGGGCCCCTAACATTGAACAGCCTAGGGGCTCCCCACATGGTTAATCCGGCCCTTTTCAAGGGGAAGTACTTGTAATCTATGtaatttcataacaaaacaaataattcaatatattgaatgaattatctcATATATAAGATGAATGAGTAattcatttaattatttttgtcaCAGATAGATATCTAGGATGACTTACCATCAATATTTGTCGTACACTTTCAGTCTGCTTGCTTTCCATCTCATGTGTCCCCTCCATGAACGGAAAGCTTCCTGCATATGAAAAAGATTCAATATATGATAAATGAGTAATGCATTCAGTtatgcattgcagatatctaggaaGACGTCAAGTTGGTGACCCACCTATTGACTTTTGGTATCAAAATATATTGGGAATTTTGTACCCATTTTGTGCTAATTTGTGCCGTATGTTATGAATTTGGTGCCCGTTCCGTTTGCGAGATATATCAAGTTTTTCACCAACTTGACGCTGTGACCCACATGTGTAAAATAGGAAATTTTTCTCTTTCGACAGATTGTGCTAATTTATGCCGTACTCTATAAATTTTATGCCCGttcagttttcgagatatttcggGTTATGTTTTTGAGGAGCGTCAAGTTGATGACCCACCCCACGAATTTTGATATCGAAATGTTTTGGGTATTTTTTtatgctgatttgtgccgtatgttatgaattttgtgcccgttccgttttcgagatattttgaGTTTTTCCTATGAGTCACAAACTTGATGCCGTTACTCACAGGAAATGCACGATTATTTTCCGAGATATATTCAGTTATCTCTGtttgtatacagggtctttcacgagaaacctcacccatatttatacgggaaactactgaacgtattttcatgaaattcagcacttataagtatttcacgatgctgatgaaatctaaaatattttcaaggcatgagcacctccggtttttccggaaatgacgtcaacttccgttttcaaattagaacaccatttttttattgcagaaatagattccttagaaaatttcaagttattttgatgtaacatttttcagttttggttggaaaattctctttgagcgggaaaatttgaaaaaaaaatcgaaaatagagctccgctgaaacaagaataacttcgaggtttttggatggaaaattttcatttttgggatttttcaagatgtaagattgatgtatccactttaaaaatcgaaatcgcgattcatgatacagggggtgaaaaaatcgctttcaaagttagggatgacaaaatcgtgaaaaatcaattttttcaaattagaaccccatttttttatggcagatattgaatctaagttaaaaaataatgtgagtgtatgcatcacacccttgccctaaaatggatattttctgagttattcaggATAGAGAAGAAGGAGaagaagaaaattatatttAGGAAAGGAGATTTAGTCATCATCAGATCTAAAAGAGCATCTGATAATATGAAAGATATTTGCGCAAAACTATGACCTATGACATATAGGACCATATATGATTCATAGTAAAAACAATTTGAATAGTTATCGACTGATGGAGATTAACACAGATAGAGTACGAGGTATCTTCAATATCAATCATATCTATCT
The nucleotide sequence above comes from Coccinella septempunctata chromosome 4, icCocSept1.1, whole genome shotgun sequence. Encoded proteins:
- the LOC123312392 gene encoding uncharacterized protein LOC123312392, giving the protein MEAFVGELIDLNVSEELKNHINSSATNLGDPEDNTSRDNLKLNDEFRELKNELKCAKIELGYSKRLLSELERSVENQQLLISNLTSNQNKPRKMTLHQGNTDVATMTNFSRANGKSQKSDVATSVSVSDNGRKNEVVKFPPPSVKIDPKLQPNTEEKIIKKLERPMSITVGQNRNSEDFTGIPKLCWLHLGRVNMNTNREQILDHLKKTFGRDDFVVEQLPKRDDAKSISFKIGADISLLSDVYAGDKWPENVTLRRYFFRGSNRAQWSN